The following are encoded in a window of Paludisphaera rhizosphaerae genomic DNA:
- a CDS encoding FAD-dependent oxidoreductase, which translates to MWGRTTIILAAIGSLTANARPAAGQGAGPERYDVVVYGGTSAGVAAAVQAARMGKTVVIVEPGRHLGGLTTGGLGATDIGNKAAIGGISREFYRAVAAHYAKADSWRQQTHDEYNDRRKASGDDAMWTFEPHVAEAILNGWIADAKIPVKFNERLDLKNGVRKRGNAIESIRMERGLTLEGPVFIDATYEGDLMAKAGVSYHVGREANARYGETLNGVELGHKGHQFLKDVDPYKVAGDPSSGLLPGVHEGGPGVHGEGDHRVQAYNFRICLTDAPDNKLPLPKPPVYDPLRYELLLRYILAGQWDALKLNTPMPNRKTDINNHGAVSSDNIGMNYDYPEADYTRRAEIFQDHVNYHQGMLWFLANDPRVPEKVRADVNRWGITKDEFKDTAGWPFQLYVREARRMISDYVMSQHNCQGREVAEDAVGLAAYTMDSHNVQRYVKDGHAWNEGDVQVGGFSPYPIAYRSIVPTEAQCSNLLVPVCLSASHIAYGSIRMEPVFMVLGQSAATAAAMAIDGKTSVQKVDTTALQSRLLKDGQVLKWTGPKRAPSVDASKLPGVVVDDDKAVLTGQWRYSSSITPFVGDHYLTDGGDGQGDMSARFTIRVDKPGRYEIRLSYSPNANRATNVPVAVRDADGPHAVRVNQRQKPADGPFHPLGAFRLTPDVPAEVVVSNAGADGYVVVDAVQAVAKGVR; encoded by the coding sequence ATGTGGGGACGGACGACCATCATACTCGCGGCGATCGGAAGCCTGACGGCGAACGCAAGACCGGCGGCGGGTCAGGGAGCCGGGCCAGAGCGTTATGACGTGGTCGTCTACGGCGGAACCTCGGCCGGAGTGGCCGCGGCCGTTCAGGCGGCGAGGATGGGGAAGACCGTCGTGATCGTCGAACCCGGCCGGCACCTGGGCGGGTTGACGACGGGCGGCCTGGGCGCGACGGACATCGGCAACAAGGCGGCCATCGGCGGGATCTCGCGCGAGTTCTATCGCGCGGTCGCCGCCCATTACGCCAAGGCTGATTCCTGGCGGCAGCAGACCCACGACGAGTACAACGATCGTCGCAAGGCCTCCGGCGACGACGCCATGTGGACCTTCGAGCCCCATGTCGCCGAGGCCATCCTCAACGGCTGGATCGCCGACGCCAAGATCCCCGTGAAATTCAACGAGCGGCTCGACCTCAAGAACGGCGTCCGCAAGCGCGGCAACGCCATCGAGTCGATCCGAATGGAGAGAGGCCTGACGCTCGAAGGGCCGGTCTTCATCGACGCGACCTATGAGGGGGACCTGATGGCGAAGGCCGGCGTGTCGTACCACGTCGGCCGCGAGGCGAACGCCCGCTATGGCGAGACGCTCAACGGCGTGGAACTCGGCCACAAGGGGCACCAGTTCCTCAAGGATGTCGATCCGTACAAGGTCGCCGGTGATCCTTCCAGCGGCCTGCTGCCGGGAGTCCACGAGGGCGGCCCCGGCGTCCACGGCGAGGGCGACCACCGCGTCCAGGCTTACAACTTCCGGATCTGCCTGACCGACGCCCCCGATAACAAGCTGCCCCTCCCCAAGCCTCCGGTCTACGACCCGCTCCGCTATGAGCTACTGCTGCGTTACATCCTGGCCGGCCAGTGGGACGCCCTGAAGCTCAACACGCCGATGCCCAACCGTAAGACCGACATCAACAACCACGGCGCGGTCTCGTCGGACAACATCGGCATGAATTACGACTACCCCGAGGCCGACTACACGCGCCGGGCCGAGATTTTCCAGGACCACGTCAACTACCACCAGGGGATGCTCTGGTTCCTGGCCAACGACCCGCGCGTGCCGGAAAAGGTTCGGGCCGACGTCAACCGCTGGGGAATCACCAAGGACGAATTCAAGGACACCGCTGGCTGGCCGTTCCAGCTCTACGTCCGCGAGGCGCGGCGGATGATCTCGGATTACGTCATGTCCCAGCACAATTGCCAGGGGCGTGAAGTCGCTGAGGACGCCGTCGGGCTGGCGGCGTACACGATGGACTCGCACAACGTCCAGCGCTACGTGAAGGACGGCCACGCCTGGAACGAGGGCGACGTGCAGGTCGGCGGCTTCTCGCCGTACCCGATCGCCTATCGCTCGATCGTGCCGACCGAGGCCCAGTGCTCGAACCTGCTGGTGCCGGTCTGCCTGTCGGCCTCGCACATCGCCTACGGGTCGATCCGGATGGAGCCCGTCTTCATGGTCCTGGGCCAGTCGGCGGCCACGGCCGCGGCGATGGCGATCGACGGCAAAACGTCGGTGCAGAAGGTGGACACGACGGCCCTCCAATCGCGGCTGCTGAAGGACGGTCAGGTCCTCAAGTGGACCGGCCCGAAGCGGGCGCCTTCCGTCGACGCGAGCAAGCTCCCGGGAGTCGTCGTCGACGACGACAAGGCCGTTCTCACCGGCCAGTGGCGGTACAGCAGCTCCATCACTCCGTTCGTCGGCGACCACTACCTGACCGACGGCGGCGACGGCCAGGGAGACATGTCCGCCCGCTTCACAATCCGCGTCGACAAGCCCGGCCGCTACGAGATCCGGCTGTCCTACTCGCCCAACGCCAACCGCGCCACCAACGTCCCTGTCGCCGTCCGCGACGCCGACGGCCCCCACGCCGTCCGCGTCAACCAGCGTCAGAAGCCCGCCGACGGTCCCTTCCACCCCCTTGGCGCCTTCCGCCTCACCCCCGACGTCCCCGCCGAAGTCGTCGTCTCCAACGCAGGCGCCGACGGCTACGTGGTCGTCGATGCGGTGCAGGCGGTGGCGAAAGGCGTGAGGTGA
- a CDS encoding DUF3466 family protein, whose translation MKHWRTLFHVILSVAALVTPSAAWADVAYTLTPLGVAGQTYSEAFGMNDSGWAVGMTGVSGVSEYAFLYDGTRVRSLGAPVGKSSEAISVNNAGQVVGTIYSGDFTSRAFMYDGTSMRDLGTLGGTSSEAFGINDQGWIVGRAQTANGGYGAFVYDGASMRNINDLPGVPSGMYMSTAWAVNESGWIAGFGVGSGSGMAALLYDGTTMRDLGSLGGSYSLAVGINDQGWVVGSSRLANGVDHPFLYDGAGMRDLSAPSDLHGEAFGVNNAGLVVGTATSSKGNQYAFLYDGSRMLDLNSLIDPALGWKLTSARAINDSGSIVGYGKDANGRTRAFLLTQTAVPEPSSLLLLGLGVAALCAGRRLSRAANFQVS comes from the coding sequence ATGAAGCACTGGCGAACCCTTTTTCATGTGATCCTGTCGGTCGCGGCTCTCGTGACGCCATCGGCGGCTTGGGCTGACGTTGCCTACACGCTGACTCCTCTGGGAGTCGCCGGGCAGACTTACAGCGAGGCTTTCGGGATGAACGACTCCGGTTGGGCGGTCGGCATGACTGGCGTGAGCGGGGTCTCCGAATACGCGTTTCTGTACGACGGGACGCGGGTACGCAGCCTTGGGGCGCCCGTCGGCAAATCCAGCGAGGCGATCTCCGTCAACAATGCGGGCCAGGTCGTCGGCACGATTTACTCAGGGGACTTCACCTCGCGGGCGTTCATGTATGACGGGACCTCGATGCGCGACCTTGGAACGCTTGGTGGGACGAGCAGCGAGGCCTTCGGGATCAATGATCAGGGTTGGATCGTCGGTAGAGCCCAGACGGCGAATGGAGGCTACGGAGCGTTCGTCTACGATGGGGCATCGATGCGAAACATCAATGACCTGCCCGGCGTTCCTTCCGGGATGTACATGTCTACGGCGTGGGCTGTCAACGAGTCCGGTTGGATCGCTGGTTTCGGCGTTGGGTCGGGCTCCGGAATGGCGGCGTTGCTCTACGATGGGACCACGATGCGCGACCTTGGATCGCTCGGAGGATCGTACAGCCTCGCGGTCGGGATCAACGACCAGGGATGGGTCGTCGGCTCGTCCAGACTTGCGAACGGGGTGGATCACCCATTCCTATACGACGGCGCGGGGATGCGCGATCTCTCCGCTCCAAGCGATCTCCACGGTGAAGCGTTCGGGGTCAACAATGCGGGTCTGGTCGTCGGGACCGCCACAAGTTCAAAAGGTAATCAATACGCGTTTCTGTACGACGGGTCGAGGATGCTGGATCTGAACAGCCTGATCGACCCGGCCCTGGGATGGAAGCTTACCTCCGCCCGGGCTATCAACGACTCGGGCTCGATCGTCGGTTACGGTAAGGATGCGAATGGTCGGACACGGGCGTTTCTGTTGACTCAGACCGCAGTCCCCGAGCCTTCCTCGCTGTTGCTGCTCGGTCTGGGAGTCGCGGCCCTCTGCGCCGGTCGCCGGCTCTCGAGGGCGGCGAACTTCCAGGTGAGCTGA
- a CDS encoding glycine cleavage system protein R, translated as MPRNIVLTLTGPDRVGVVEEVTRLVLGRGGNVESSRMARLGGEFAVLMLISAPESRLEGLEGDFEGLKAKGYTVGIAQAGSTAQEHEGWSPYHIAVDGADHEGIIHEVARYLAAHGISIEEMDSESSPAPTSGAPLFSMRALVLAPPDADDSWSAGIREIGDRLNLEIEVEPLPLDLQD; from the coding sequence ATGCCCCGGAATATCGTGCTGACGTTGACGGGGCCCGACCGGGTCGGGGTCGTCGAGGAGGTGACGCGGCTGGTGCTCGGGCGCGGGGGGAACGTCGAGTCGAGTCGAATGGCTCGGCTGGGGGGCGAGTTCGCCGTTTTGATGCTGATCTCGGCGCCCGAGTCTCGCCTGGAGGGGCTCGAAGGGGACTTCGAGGGACTCAAGGCCAAGGGGTACACGGTCGGGATCGCTCAGGCGGGCTCGACGGCCCAGGAGCACGAAGGTTGGAGTCCGTACCACATCGCCGTCGACGGCGCCGACCACGAGGGGATCATCCACGAGGTCGCCCGCTACCTGGCCGCGCACGGGATCAGCATCGAGGAGATGGATTCCGAATCCTCACCGGCCCCGACCAGCGGTGCTCCGCTGTTCTCCATGCGGGCGCTGGTCCTCGCCCCTCCGGACGCAGACGACTCCTGGTCGGCCGGCATTCGCGAGATCGGCGACCGGCTCAATCTGGAGATCGAAGTCGAACCGCTCCCTCTTGATCTCCAGGATTGA
- a CDS encoding sialidase family protein, which translates to MNRTVFVMAAGAALLASVGVATAGDDSQAARPTTVVAADVGAREPQVAVDGHGRVYVAFGVGNSIRCARSEDGGRSYRIATVGEAGVLSLGMRRGPRIAAAGDFVVVSAIVGREGKGRDGDLLAWRSTDAGQSWKGPARVNTVEGSAREGLHGMAAGPGGSVFCAWLDLREKGTLVYGSRSRDGGATWEPDKLVYRSPSGSVCQCCHPSVAFGPTGELAVMWRNIVDGARDLYLARSTDDGATFGSAEKLGRGTWRLNACPMDGGAAALGPDDSVETVWMRENTVFAASPGGRERRLGRGVQGWTAFGPNGPYTAWLAARPGKLLVLPPGRDEPLAIAEDANDPVVASAPGGRGPVFVAWESKSTGIQTMRLDAPSGR; encoded by the coding sequence ATGAACCGTACGGTCTTCGTAATGGCCGCGGGCGCCGCCCTGCTGGCGTCCGTCGGAGTCGCGACCGCGGGCGACGACTCGCAGGCGGCGCGGCCGACGACGGTGGTCGCCGCCGACGTCGGCGCTCGCGAGCCGCAGGTCGCCGTCGACGGCCACGGTCGAGTCTACGTCGCCTTCGGCGTCGGGAACTCGATCCGGTGTGCGCGATCGGAGGACGGCGGCAGGAGTTACAGGATCGCGACCGTCGGCGAGGCCGGCGTGCTCTCGCTCGGCATGAGGCGAGGCCCGCGGATCGCCGCGGCGGGAGACTTCGTCGTCGTCAGCGCGATCGTCGGTCGCGAGGGGAAAGGACGCGACGGCGACCTGCTGGCCTGGCGATCGACCGACGCAGGTCAGTCCTGGAAGGGGCCCGCGCGAGTCAACACCGTTGAGGGATCGGCCCGCGAGGGGCTTCACGGCATGGCCGCGGGGCCCGGCGGATCGGTCTTCTGCGCCTGGCTCGACCTCCGCGAGAAGGGGACGCTGGTCTACGGTTCCCGCTCGCGCGACGGCGGCGCAACCTGGGAGCCCGACAAGCTGGTCTATCGCTCGCCGAGCGGGAGCGTCTGCCAGTGCTGCCACCCCTCGGTCGCCTTCGGGCCGACCGGCGAACTGGCCGTGATGTGGCGGAACATCGTCGACGGCGCTCGCGACCTCTACCTCGCCCGATCGACCGACGACGGTGCGACGTTCGGCTCGGCGGAGAAGCTCGGCCGCGGGACCTGGCGGCTCAACGCCTGCCCGATGGACGGCGGCGCGGCGGCCCTCGGGCCGGACGACTCTGTTGAAACGGTCTGGATGCGCGAGAACACGGTCTTCGCCGCCAGCCCCGGCGGACGCGAACGAAGGCTCGGCCGCGGCGTCCAGGGTTGGACCGCGTTCGGGCCGAACGGCCCCTATACCGCATGGCTCGCCGCGAGGCCGGGCAAGCTCCTGGTCCTGCCTCCAGGCCGCGACGAACCCCTCGCAATCGCCGAGGACGCCAACGACCCCGTCGTGGCCTCAGCTCCGGGGGGACGCGGACCGGTCTTCGTCGCCTGGGAGTCGAAGTCGACGGGAATCCAGACCATGAGGCTGGACGCCCCTTCCGGCCGGTAA
- a CDS encoding ATPase domain-containing protein has translation MDNRSRSGTSDVLVATGIEGLDDVLGGGLTPNRVYLIEGDPGSGKTTLALNCLMEGVRRGEPVIYVTLSETRAELEAVAEAHGWSLAGIAIVELTADEGELEPDNQYAMFEHSEMELGVTTKAILAQVEALKPRRVVVDSLSEMRLLAQNALRYRRQILALKQFFIGRQCTVLLLDDRTSETEDLQLQSIAHGVVNLEQLSPEYGAERRRLRITKLRGQRYRGGYHDFKIVPGGLEVYPRLVAAEHSKPIVEPVPVLRSGVAEVDALLGGGIEFGTSVLLVGPAGTGKSSMALQYARAAAAGGIRAAVFAFDERFQTLLLRSRSLGMDLLPLIESGTLTVQQVDPAELSPGEFAHAIRRAVEGDAETPGAKVVVIDSLNGYLNAMPEERFLTAQLHELLTFLGNKGIVTIMVVAQHGMVGTPMHTPVDTSYVADAVVLFRFFEAHGQVRQAVSVLKKRIGEHERTIREYRLSSQGIEVGRPLEQFEGILTGTPKFLGQAPPPIGREDG, from the coding sequence ATGGATAACAGGTCGAGGAGCGGGACGAGCGACGTCCTCGTCGCGACCGGGATCGAAGGGCTGGACGACGTTCTGGGCGGCGGTCTAACGCCCAACCGCGTCTATCTGATCGAGGGAGATCCCGGATCGGGCAAGACGACCCTGGCTCTGAATTGCTTGATGGAAGGCGTCCGGAGGGGCGAGCCGGTCATCTACGTCACCCTCTCCGAAACCCGCGCCGAGTTGGAAGCCGTCGCCGAGGCCCACGGCTGGTCCCTGGCCGGGATCGCGATCGTCGAGCTGACCGCCGACGAGGGCGAACTGGAGCCCGACAACCAGTACGCGATGTTCGAGCACTCGGAGATGGAACTCGGCGTCACCACGAAGGCGATCCTCGCCCAGGTCGAGGCTTTGAAGCCGCGCCGGGTGGTCGTGGATTCGCTCTCGGAGATGAGGCTGCTGGCCCAAAACGCCCTGCGATATCGGCGTCAGATCCTGGCGCTGAAGCAATTCTTCATCGGTCGCCAGTGCACCGTTCTGCTGCTCGATGATCGGACCTCGGAGACCGAGGACCTCCAACTCCAGAGCATCGCCCACGGCGTCGTGAACCTGGAGCAACTCTCGCCCGAGTACGGCGCCGAGCGGCGTCGGCTGCGGATTACGAAGCTCCGGGGCCAGCGATATCGCGGGGGCTACCACGACTTCAAGATCGTCCCGGGGGGCCTGGAAGTCTACCCGAGGTTGGTCGCGGCCGAGCACTCGAAACCGATCGTCGAGCCGGTGCCGGTCCTGAGGAGCGGCGTGGCCGAGGTCGACGCTCTCTTGGGGGGCGGCATTGAATTCGGCACGAGCGTGCTCCTGGTGGGCCCTGCGGGGACGGGAAAGTCGTCGATGGCCCTCCAGTACGCTCGGGCGGCGGCGGCCGGTGGCATCCGCGCCGCGGTCTTCGCCTTTGACGAGCGGTTCCAGACCCTGCTTTTACGGTCGCGGTCGTTGGGGATGGATCTCCTACCGCTCATCGAGTCGGGGACCCTGACGGTGCAGCAGGTCGACCCGGCGGAGTTGTCGCCAGGCGAGTTCGCTCACGCGATCCGCCGCGCCGTCGAGGGGGACGCCGAGACCCCTGGGGCGAAGGTCGTCGTCATCGACAGCCTCAACGGCTATCTGAACGCCATGCCCGAGGAGCGGTTCCTCACTGCACAACTCCACGAGCTTTTAACCTTTCTGGGAAACAAGGGGATCGTGACCATCATGGTGGTCGCCCAGCATGGCATGGTCGGCACCCCGATGCACACGCCCGTCGACACCAGCTATGTGGCCGACGCCGTGGTCCTGTTCCGATTCTTCGAAGCGCACGGGCAGGTTCGCCAGGCCGTCTCGGTGCTCAAGAAACGGATCGGCGAGCATGAGCGGACGATCCGGGAATACCGTTTGAGCAGCCAGGGCATCGAGGTCGGCCGGCCGCTGGAACAGTTCGAGGGCATCCTCACGGGGACGCCCAAATTCCTCGGGCAGGCTCCACCGCCGATCGGTAGGGAGGATGGATAG
- a CDS encoding hybrid sensor histidine kinase/response regulator translates to MDRPSDHPAERVLLLAPTSKDAAAGEVLLRREGLGCIICRDLDVLCEEARHGAAVVVVPEEAILLDRAGRVAGLMADQPPWSDLPLLVLTAAGPGSRRSMIVLQTVGHATLIRRPLQRSAFVSAVASALRDRRRQYRMRDLLLERENQAARLEEADRRKDEFLAMLAHELRNPLAAIVGAVGLALAPRAAQFIPDSLDVIRRQSNTLSRLVSDLLDVARVSRGKLELRREIVDASAVARQAARSVKAIADRKRQTLTVDAPVEPLYVDADPTRLEQIVGNLLNNAAKYTEQEGRISLTVVREGYEAVIRVEDDGVGITPEMLPRIFDLFAQVDQSLARTEGGLGIGLTLVKRLVEMHGGTIEATSEVGHGSVFTVRLRLHAGPDAASAEATAQRTTTARRVLIIDDNVDSARLMGLFLETLGHQVRVSNDGTSAADAARDFTPEVILLDIGLPDLDGYEVARLLRREPLCARSLIVAVTGYADESSMTRGWDAGFDHYFAKPVDLEVLASLIEQLP, encoded by the coding sequence ATGGATAGGCCGAGCGACCATCCGGCGGAGCGGGTCCTCCTGCTCGCGCCCACGTCCAAGGACGCCGCCGCCGGAGAAGTCCTCCTGCGCAGAGAAGGCCTCGGCTGTATCATCTGCCGAGACCTGGACGTCCTGTGCGAGGAGGCACGACACGGTGCGGCCGTCGTCGTCGTGCCCGAGGAGGCGATCCTCTTGGATCGGGCCGGGCGAGTCGCCGGCCTCATGGCGGACCAACCTCCCTGGTCGGACCTTCCGCTCCTGGTCCTGACGGCGGCGGGCCCGGGATCGCGACGGTCGATGATCGTTCTCCAGACCGTCGGCCACGCGACGCTGATCAGGAGGCCCCTCCAACGCTCGGCGTTCGTCAGCGCCGTGGCCTCGGCCTTGCGCGACCGCCGTCGTCAGTATCGCATGCGCGACCTGTTGTTGGAGCGTGAGAACCAGGCCGCGCGGCTGGAGGAGGCCGACCGCCGCAAGGACGAATTCCTGGCGATGCTCGCCCACGAGCTGCGCAACCCGCTGGCGGCGATCGTCGGGGCCGTCGGCCTGGCGCTCGCGCCCCGGGCCGCGCAGTTCATCCCCGATTCGCTGGACGTCATCCGGCGCCAGTCGAACACGCTCTCTCGGCTGGTCTCGGACCTTCTGGACGTCGCAAGGGTCTCGCGCGGCAAGCTCGAGTTGAGGCGAGAGATCGTCGACGCTTCGGCCGTTGCTCGCCAGGCGGCTCGCTCCGTCAAGGCGATCGCCGATCGGAAGCGACAAACGTTGACGGTCGACGCGCCTGTAGAACCCTTGTACGTCGACGCCGATCCGACGCGTCTGGAGCAGATCGTTGGCAACCTCCTGAACAACGCGGCCAAGTACACCGAGCAGGAAGGTCGGATCTCGCTGACGGTCGTCCGGGAAGGATATGAGGCGGTCATCCGCGTCGAGGACGACGGCGTCGGGATCACGCCCGAGATGCTCCCCAGAATCTTCGACCTCTTCGCCCAGGTCGACCAGTCGCTGGCGAGGACGGAAGGGGGGTTGGGCATCGGCCTCACGCTGGTCAAACGCCTCGTCGAGATGCACGGCGGGACGATCGAAGCGACCAGCGAAGTCGGCCATGGGAGCGTCTTCACCGTCCGGCTGCGGCTCCACGCCGGCCCGGACGCCGCCTCGGCCGAGGCTACGGCGCAACGGACGACCACCGCCCGCCGCGTGCTTATCATCGACGACAACGTCGACTCGGCGAGGCTGATGGGGCTGTTCCTCGAAACGCTCGGCCACCAGGTCCGGGTCTCGAACGATGGCACTTCGGCGGCCGACGCCGCCCGCGACTTCACGCCCGAGGTCATTCTCCTGGACATCGGGCTGCCCGACCTGGACGGCTACGAGGTGGCCCGACTCCTGAGGCGGGAACCGCTCTGCGCCCGATCGCTCATCGTCGCCGTCACCGGATACGCCGACGAGTCGTCGATGACCCGAGGCTGGGACGCCGGCTTCGACCACTACTTCGCCAAGCCCGTCGACCTCGAAGTCCTGGCTTCTCTGATCGAGCAACTCCCCTGA
- a CDS encoding lactonase family protein: MDPSERNRRSFLKSSAALAGASALIGRTTRAEASRGPLMAYVGTFSAPLRDVLPTQVDRPPGNGRGIHLFRVDRESGAMSPVGVHEMGVSPSCLAVSADGTRLYSANETDRVGENKHGSVSAFAVDRTTGGLTPLNTVGSGGAGPTYVSIHPSGRFLLVANYFGGSIAVLPILADGRLGEAVDVKDDAGTIGPATATNAPPGSFAFSGHDRTHAHMIQADPTGRFVLHVDLGLDRIYVWRFDATTGRLTPNDPPAVAFPPGDGPRHFHFHPNGRWLYSIQEEGSTIVRLDYDAETGRLTPRQTISSLPPGFAGSNFTSEILVSADGRFVYAGNRLHDSIAVFSVGPDGDLAYVTEEWTRGDYPRSFSFDPTGRFLYCCNQRADHVAVFRVDRATGALAFTGHYAAVGNPSIVAFNDLGGGG, encoded by the coding sequence ATGGATCCATCCGAGCGCAATCGGCGATCGTTCCTCAAGTCCTCCGCCGCCCTCGCCGGAGCTTCGGCGTTGATCGGCAGAACGACGCGGGCCGAAGCCTCGCGCGGGCCGCTCATGGCTTACGTGGGGACGTTCAGCGCCCCTCTGCGCGACGTCCTGCCGACGCAGGTGGATCGACCGCCGGGGAACGGCCGTGGGATCCACCTGTTCCGGGTCGATCGCGAATCCGGGGCGATGTCGCCCGTGGGCGTCCACGAGATGGGCGTCAGCCCAAGCTGCCTCGCCGTGAGCGCCGATGGAACTCGCCTGTACTCGGCCAACGAAACCGACCGTGTAGGCGAGAACAAACATGGAAGTGTTTCCGCCTTCGCCGTCGACCGGACGACCGGAGGGCTGACGCCGCTCAACACCGTCGGCTCAGGTGGAGCAGGGCCGACTTATGTGAGCATTCATCCGTCAGGCCGGTTCTTGCTGGTCGCCAACTACTTCGGCGGCTCCATCGCCGTGCTGCCGATCCTGGCTGACGGCCGCCTGGGCGAAGCCGTGGACGTGAAGGACGACGCCGGGACGATCGGCCCTGCGACCGCGACGAACGCCCCGCCGGGGAGCTTCGCCTTCAGCGGGCACGACCGGACCCACGCCCACATGATTCAGGCCGATCCCACCGGCCGGTTCGTGCTCCACGTCGACCTGGGACTCGACCGGATCTACGTTTGGCGGTTCGACGCGACGACCGGCCGCCTGACGCCCAACGACCCACCGGCCGTCGCGTTCCCTCCCGGCGACGGGCCGCGGCACTTTCACTTCCATCCCAACGGCCGTTGGCTCTACTCGATCCAGGAGGAAGGCTCGACGATCGTTCGGCTCGACTACGACGCCGAGACGGGTCGCCTGACGCCGAGGCAGACGATCTCATCGCTGCCTCCCGGTTTCGCCGGGAGCAATTTCACGTCGGAGATTCTCGTCTCCGCCGACGGTCGATTCGTCTATGCGGGGAACCGCCTGCACGACTCGATCGCCGTCTTCTCGGTTGGTCCCGACGGCGATCTCGCCTACGTGACCGAGGAATGGACCCGCGGCGATTATCCGCGGAGCTTCTCGTTCGACCCCACCGGGAGATTCCTCTACTGCTGCAACCAGCGGGCCGATCACGTCGCCGTCTTCCGCGTCGATCGCGCCACCGGCGCGCTCGCCTTCACGGGGCACTATGCGGCGGTGGGCAACCCGTCGATCGTCGCCTTCAACGATCTCGGCGGCGGTGGTTGA
- a CDS encoding serine hydrolase domain-containing protein — MKTSALRSLFLATLAPLASPPSSNAEEANRLEAVTSWPGRDWETAEPRTVGMSADRLAEVATYAEQAGGGSGCVVRRGCIVKEWGDPKRLVDVKSATKGTLGATLLGLAVDDGLVKLDDPARKYYPEISAERPDDRLDEITIRQLATMTAGFDDERPPRLVYRPGTSGIYSNDGANMLAELLTIRFGDDLSSVIRRRVMGPLAIQPDEWSWRQNAYRPKTIREHISREFASGLTITHRALARIGLLYLHDGDWNGRRILSPEFVHIATTPTDLPAFVPYYAFFWGSNARGTFPDIPKDAFWALGLGDSIVVVCPSLDIVAVRMGTGSRDSMLPGGENKEDWGGRVAAFFKLVVQAVEQP, encoded by the coding sequence ATGAAGACCTCGGCTCTGAGAAGCCTGTTCCTCGCCACGCTCGCGCCTCTTGCCTCTCCGCCTTCCTCGAACGCTGAGGAGGCGAATCGGCTGGAAGCCGTCACCTCGTGGCCCGGTCGCGATTGGGAGACCGCCGAGCCCAGGACGGTGGGGATGTCCGCAGATCGGCTCGCCGAGGTCGCGACCTACGCCGAGCAGGCCGGGGGCGGCAGTGGCTGCGTCGTCCGTCGCGGCTGCATCGTGAAGGAGTGGGGCGACCCGAAACGCCTGGTCGACGTCAAGTCGGCGACGAAGGGAACGCTCGGAGCCACGCTCCTCGGCCTGGCCGTGGACGACGGACTGGTCAAGCTCGACGACCCCGCCCGAAAGTACTATCCCGAGATCAGCGCCGAGAGGCCCGACGACCGGCTCGACGAGATCACCATCCGCCAGCTCGCCACCATGACCGCGGGCTTCGACGACGAGCGGCCGCCCCGGCTGGTCTATCGGCCGGGAACGTCCGGGATCTACTCGAACGACGGCGCGAACATGCTCGCCGAACTGCTCACCATTCGGTTCGGCGACGACCTCTCGTCGGTGATCCGCCGCCGCGTGATGGGCCCCCTGGCCATCCAGCCGGACGAGTGGTCGTGGCGTCAGAACGCCTACCGGCCCAAAACGATCCGCGAGCACATCAGCCGCGAGTTCGCCTCCGGCCTGACGATCACACACCGAGCGCTGGCCCGGATCGGCCTTCTCTACCTTCACGACGGCGACTGGAACGGACGCCGGATCCTCTCGCCCGAGTTCGTCCATATCGCGACAACCCCTACCGACCTCCCTGCGTTCGTCCCCTATTACGCCTTCTTCTGGGGAAGCAACGCCCGGGGGACGTTCCCCGACATCCCCAAGGACGCCTTCTGGGCCCTCGGCCTGGGCGACAGCATCGTCGTCGTTTGCCCCAGCCTCGACATCGTGGCCGTCCGTATGGGGACCGGCTCCCGTGACTCAATGCTCCCCGGCGGCGAAAATAAAGAAGATTGGGGCGGACGCGTCGCCGCATTCTTCAAGCTCGTCGTGCAGGCCGTTGAACAGCCCTGA